A window of the Sporosarcina sp. FSL K6-2383 genome harbors these coding sequences:
- the purK gene encoding 5-(carboxyamino)imidazole ribonucleotide synthase: protein MKTILPGQTIGIIGGGQLGRMMGLAAKEAGFKIAVLDPVMDSPCGQIADIRIVAPYNDEAALEELGEVSDVITYEFENIDYEGLKRLTQIAHVPQGAELVRITQNRINEKAEITASGAPVANYVTAQTFEELITKIADVGFPCIVKTAFGGYDGKGQVKINCQEDLHEAESLFAHSACIAEAFVPFTKEISVIIQRNAAGQSYCLPIAENIHKNHILHESIVPARVGQNVIAQAEEAATKIADYLNLVGTLAVEMFVLENDAIVINELAPRPHNSGHYSIEACNVSQFHQHVRAVCGWPLREPKLWAPSIMVNVLGQHVAPLKKVVTNYPDWSIHLYGKAEAKDNRKMGHVTIMTDDIEKLLEEIDSTGIWA from the coding sequence ATGAAAACCATTTTACCAGGACAGACAATCGGAATTATTGGTGGAGGTCAGCTGGGTCGAATGATGGGACTTGCTGCCAAAGAGGCTGGATTCAAAATTGCTGTGCTGGATCCTGTTATGGACTCTCCCTGTGGCCAGATTGCCGATATCCGAATTGTTGCTCCTTATAACGATGAAGCCGCACTTGAGGAACTGGGTGAGGTCAGTGACGTTATCACATATGAATTTGAAAATATCGATTATGAAGGCTTAAAAAGGCTTACTCAAATCGCACATGTACCACAAGGTGCTGAGCTTGTTCGGATTACACAGAACCGAATCAATGAAAAAGCTGAAATTACTGCATCAGGTGCTCCTGTTGCTAACTATGTGACAGCACAGACATTTGAAGAACTGATAACGAAAATTGCAGATGTAGGCTTCCCATGTATCGTCAAAACAGCATTTGGTGGCTATGACGGAAAAGGGCAAGTGAAAATTAATTGTCAAGAAGATTTGCATGAAGCAGAGTCACTTTTTGCCCATTCTGCATGTATCGCAGAAGCGTTCGTACCGTTTACAAAAGAAATATCAGTGATTATACAGCGTAACGCTGCAGGCCAATCTTATTGCCTACCTATTGCTGAAAATATTCATAAAAACCATATCTTACATGAATCTATCGTGCCTGCGCGAGTAGGTCAGAACGTCATTGCACAAGCTGAAGAGGCAGCGACGAAAATTGCTGATTATCTTAACCTTGTTGGGACATTGGCAGTTGAAATGTTCGTGCTTGAAAATGATGCAATCGTCATTAATGAATTAGCACCACGTCCTCATAATTCGGGTCATTATTCGATTGAGGCTTGTAATGTTTCACAGTTCCATCAGCATGTTCGTGCTGTTTGCGGCTGGCCGCTTCGTGAGCCAAAGCTATGGGCACCATCTATTATGGTGAATGTACTTGGTCAACATGTGGCTCCACTTAAGAAGGTCGTGACGAATTATCCTGATTGGTCGATCCATTTATACGGTAAAGCAGAAGCGAAAGACAATCGTAAAATGGGACATGTAACCATCATGACGGATGACATTGAAAAGCTGTTGGAAGAGATTGACTCCACAGGTATTTGGGCTTAA
- the purE gene encoding 5-(carboxyamino)imidazole ribonucleotide mutase produces MEPKIGVIMGSKSDWETMKHTCDILDELAVPYEKKVVSAHRTPDFMFEYAEQAQGRGLHVIIAGAGGAAHLPGMVAAKTLLPVIGVPVQSKALNGMDSLLSIVQMPGGVPVATVSIGKAGATNAGLLAAQFLGVNDPVLMKRLEERRQQMRDIALESSGDLV; encoded by the coding sequence GTGGAACCGAAAATCGGTGTAATTATGGGAAGCAAGAGTGACTGGGAAACGATGAAACATACGTGTGACATTTTGGACGAGCTTGCCGTTCCGTACGAGAAGAAAGTCGTCTCAGCGCATCGTACGCCTGATTTTATGTTTGAATACGCAGAGCAAGCCCAAGGACGTGGCCTACATGTAATTATCGCAGGTGCAGGTGGGGCAGCCCATTTGCCGGGGATGGTTGCGGCGAAAACATTACTTCCTGTCATTGGCGTGCCAGTTCAGTCAAAAGCGTTGAATGGCATGGATTCCTTATTGTCGATTGTTCAAATGCCAGGTGGCGTGCCGGTTGCTACGGTGTCAATTGGTAAAGCAGGTGCCACCAATGCAGGTCTACTTGCCGCACAATTCTTAGGCGTTAATGATCCAGTGTTAATGAAGCGTCTGGAAGAACGTCGTCAACAAATGCGTGATATAGCTTTGGAAAGCAGCGGTGATTTAGTATGA
- a CDS encoding NETI motif-containing protein: protein MSQKKTVWFEVGEEESIDDCLKRMAAGGYMVAGRKEEPLFMEVKGEYVPVRQLIKFKGILPEA from the coding sequence ATGAGTCAAAAGAAGACGGTATGGTTTGAAGTGGGAGAGGAAGAAAGTATCGATGATTGCTTGAAGAGAATGGCGGCCGGTGGATACATGGTTGCTGGGAGAAAAGAAGAACCGCTATTTATGGAAGTGAAAGGGGAGTATGTCCCGGTACGACAGCTTATCAAATTCAAAGGAATACTACCTGAAGCGTGA
- a CDS encoding DUF5698 domain-containing protein has translation MQMVLIIFTINIVYVTFFTVRMILTLKGYRYIAAAVSMVEVVIYVVGLGLVLDNLNQIQNLVAYAVGYGCGVIIGTKIEEKMALGYITVNVITAEENLKLPIILREKGYGVTDWSANGLDGDRSAMQILTPRKYELKLYTIIKEIDPRAFIIAYEAKTIHGGFWVKTVRKGKLFK, from the coding sequence ATGCAAATGGTGCTTATTATATTTACAATCAATATTGTCTATGTAACCTTCTTTACAGTGCGCATGATTTTGACGCTGAAGGGGTATAGGTATATTGCAGCTGCTGTCAGCATGGTAGAGGTTGTTATTTATGTAGTTGGTCTTGGTTTAGTACTTGATAACCTTAATCAAATTCAAAACCTAGTTGCCTATGCTGTGGGGTATGGATGTGGTGTTATTATAGGAACAAAGATTGAAGAAAAAATGGCACTTGGTTATATTACGGTAAATGTGATTACTGCAGAGGAAAATTTGAAACTACCGATTATACTAAGGGAAAAAGGTTATGGGGTAACAGATTGGTCGGCCAATGGTTTAGATGGTGACCGATCGGCAATGCAGATTTTAACACCACGTAAATATGAGCTAAAACTTTATACGATCATTAAGGAAATTGATCCAAGAGCATTTATTATTGCATATGAAGCAAAAACAATACATGGTGGATTCTGGGTGAAGACAGTGCGGAAAGGAAAGTTGTTTAAATGA
- a CDS encoding dihydrofolate reductase family protein, with the protein MTINIKRRRVILDLAVTLDGFIEGKNGEVDWCIMDPDMGFTNFLNQIDTILYGRKSYDLWGQYIPETQDSDTEKEIWKLVHNKKKYVFSKTRLETDNQAIFINKNIHEEVNKLKNKPGKDIWLYGGASLITTFINLGLVDEFRLSIHPVILGEGKPMFIDIKQRLNLKLVHTKTFSSGVVQLIHHCE; encoded by the coding sequence ATGACAATTAATATAAAACGAAGAAGAGTAATTTTAGATTTAGCTGTAACTTTAGATGGTTTTATTGAAGGAAAAAACGGAGAAGTTGATTGGTGTATTATGGATCCAGATATGGGTTTCACTAATTTCTTAAACCAAATTGATACTATTCTATATGGGAGAAAAAGCTACGATTTATGGGGACAATATATTCCAGAAACTCAAGACTCCGATACCGAAAAAGAGATTTGGAAACTGGTCCATAATAAAAAGAAATATGTGTTTTCCAAAACACGATTAGAAACTGATAACCAAGCAATATTTATAAATAAAAATATTCATGAGGAAGTCAATAAATTGAAGAATAAGCCTGGAAAAGACATCTGGCTATATGGTGGAGCTAGTCTCATTACAACCTTTATCAATTTAGGACTGGTTGATGAATTTAGATTATCTATTCACCCTGTTATTTTAGGAGAAGGAAAACCTATGTTTATTGATATAAAACAGAGATTGAATTTAAAATTGGTTCACACTAAAACATTCTCTTCTGGCGTTGTGCAACTCATTCATCATTGTGAATAG
- a CDS encoding NCS2 family permease, whose protein sequence is MKKYFEFDKLGTNYRREIIGGLTTFLAMAYILVVNPLMLSLDAIPDLPDAKRMDKGAVFVATALAAAVGSLFMGLIARYPIGLAPGMGLNAFFAFSVVLGMGIPWQTALTGVLFSGLIFIVLSLSGLREIIINAIPMQLKFAVGAGIGLFITFLGLQNAKIIVADPNTLVTLGDLSRGPTLLAIFGLVITVIMMVRKINGAIFYGMITTTIVGMVVGLINLPEKVVDKVPSVAPTFGVAFDALFQDPASLLTTQFLVIVITFLFVDFFDTAGTLVAVANQAGLMKDDKLPRAGKALLADSLATVTGSVFGTSTTTSYIESSAGVAAGARTGFASIVTGLLFLLALFFSPLLFVITSEVTAPALIIVGVLMVSTLGNIEWTKFEIAVPAFFTIIAMPLTYSIATGIAIGFIFYPITMILSGRKKEIHPIMYGLWVIFVLYFIFIK, encoded by the coding sequence ATGAAGAAATATTTTGAGTTTGATAAGTTAGGTACAAATTACCGTCGTGAAATTATCGGTGGGCTGACTACATTTTTAGCAATGGCGTATATCCTTGTTGTCAATCCTTTAATGTTGTCCCTTGATGCGATTCCGGATTTACCGGATGCTAAGCGTATGGACAAAGGGGCAGTATTTGTAGCAACGGCACTTGCAGCAGCTGTAGGATCTCTATTTATGGGACTTATTGCAAGATATCCAATTGGGTTAGCACCAGGTATGGGGTTGAATGCATTTTTCGCTTTTTCCGTTGTATTGGGAATGGGTATTCCGTGGCAAACAGCATTAACAGGTGTGTTATTTTCTGGCCTTATTTTCATTGTCTTATCACTATCAGGTTTGCGTGAGATTATTATTAATGCAATTCCAATGCAGCTTAAGTTTGCAGTGGGAGCTGGGATTGGATTATTTATCACATTCCTTGGACTTCAAAATGCAAAAATCATTGTTGCTGATCCAAATACGCTTGTAACACTTGGAGATCTTTCACGCGGTCCGACTTTACTAGCTATTTTTGGTCTTGTTATTACAGTTATTATGATGGTACGTAAAATCAATGGTGCAATTTTTTACGGTATGATCACAACTACTATTGTAGGAATGGTTGTTGGTTTGATTAATCTACCTGAAAAAGTTGTCGACAAAGTACCGAGTGTAGCTCCTACATTTGGTGTTGCATTCGATGCGTTATTCCAAGATCCAGCTTCTTTGCTTACAACACAATTTCTTGTCATTGTCATTACATTCTTATTTGTAGATTTCTTTGATACCGCGGGTACACTTGTAGCGGTTGCGAATCAGGCAGGATTGATGAAAGATGATAAGTTGCCGCGGGCTGGCAAAGCACTACTTGCAGATTCATTGGCAACTGTGACCGGTTCGGTTTTTGGAACGTCAACAACGACCTCTTACATTGAATCATCAGCGGGGGTCGCTGCGGGTGCAAGAACAGGGTTTGCTTCTATTGTAACTGGATTATTATTCTTACTTGCTTTGTTCTTTTCACCGTTACTATTCGTTATCACTTCAGAAGTGACGGCTCCGGCTTTAATTATTGTCGGAGTACTAATGGTATCTACACTTGGTAATATTGAATGGACGAAATTTGAAATTGCAGTACCTGCTTTCTTTACGATTATTGCAATGCCTCTTACTTACAGTATCGCGACAGGAATCGCGATTGGTTTCATTTTCTATCCGATTACAATGATCCTAAGTGGGCGTAAGAAAGAAATTCATCCAATTATGTATGGCTTGTGGGTTATATTTGTTTTGTATTTTATCTTTATTAAGTAA
- the guaA gene encoding glutamine-hydrolyzing GMP synthase yields MIGLRGGCFNLKQDNILVLDLGSSENTTIARWIRELGVYSEIHPHDITAQQIEQLKMVKGIILNGGKNNIIDGEAIDVLDEIYSLNIPVISVEHPSTKALKTLEQWPSEEETKALLNDFVFDTCKAEANWNMKNFVDDQVALLRKQIGDKKVLLALSGGVDSSVVAALLIKAIGKQLVCVHVNHGLMRKNESEGVIQMFEKDLGENLVYVDASERFLGKLKGVDESEEKRKIIGNEFIRVFEEEARKFEGIDFLAQGTIYPDIVESGTKTHKVVKSHHNVGGLPEDLQFELVEPLFQLFKDEVRACGVELGLPHDMVYRQPFPGPGLGVRVLGEIELDRLEAVRESDAILHEEFKLAGLDQKVWQYFTVVPNFKSVGVRNNERTYEYPVIIRAVNTVDALTATIEPIDWPILLKITDRIMNEVKNINRVCYDLSPKPGGTIEWE; encoded by the coding sequence ATGATAGGATTAAGAGGAGGTTGTTTCAACTTGAAGCAGGATAATATTTTAGTATTGGATCTAGGTAGTAGTGAGAATACAACAATTGCCCGTTGGATTCGTGAACTAGGCGTGTATAGCGAGATTCATCCTCATGACATTACAGCTCAACAGATTGAACAGTTAAAAATGGTAAAAGGAATTATTTTGAATGGTGGTAAAAATAATATCATTGATGGCGAAGCAATCGATGTATTAGATGAAATTTACTCTTTAAATATTCCGGTCATTAGCGTAGAGCACCCATCAACAAAAGCTTTGAAAACGCTAGAGCAATGGCCGAGTGAAGAGGAAACGAAAGCACTGTTAAATGATTTCGTTTTCGATACATGTAAAGCAGAAGCAAACTGGAATATGAAAAACTTTGTTGATGATCAAGTCGCTTTACTCCGTAAACAGATAGGCGATAAGAAAGTATTATTAGCTCTTTCAGGCGGCGTAGATTCGTCCGTTGTTGCAGCATTATTGATTAAGGCAATCGGCAAGCAATTAGTGTGTGTGCATGTAAACCACGGTTTAATGCGTAAAAACGAGTCTGAGGGCGTTATTCAAATGTTCGAAAAAGACTTGGGAGAAAACCTGGTTTACGTGGATGCAAGCGAACGTTTCTTAGGTAAACTAAAAGGGGTAGACGAGTCAGAAGAGAAGCGTAAAATTATCGGCAATGAATTCATTCGTGTATTTGAAGAAGAAGCGCGTAAATTTGAAGGAATTGACTTCTTGGCACAAGGAACAATCTATCCGGATATCGTAGAATCCGGTACAAAAACACATAAAGTTGTGAAGTCTCACCATAACGTTGGTGGCCTTCCAGAAGACCTGCAATTTGAATTAGTGGAGCCGTTATTCCAATTATTCAAAGATGAAGTACGTGCATGTGGTGTTGAGTTAGGTCTTCCGCATGATATGGTATATCGCCAGCCATTCCCAGGACCTGGTCTAGGTGTGCGCGTTTTAGGTGAAATTGAGCTTGATCGTCTGGAAGCAGTACGCGAATCAGATGCTATTTTACACGAAGAGTTTAAACTTGCAGGATTAGACCAAAAGGTTTGGCAGTACTTTACAGTTGTGCCCAACTTCAAATCTGTCGGTGTACGCAACAATGAACGGACCTATGAATATCCAGTCATTATTCGCGCGGTCAATACAGTCGATGCTCTTACAGCTACGATAGAACCAATCGACTGGCCAATCCTTCTGAAAATCACAGATCGGATTATGAATGAAGTGAAAAATATTAACCGCGTGTGCTACGACCTGTCTCCGAAACCGGGTGGCACGATTGAGTGGGAATAA